The DNA window TCCGACGAAGCGCTCGCCACCCGGCTGTGGGAGGTCTCCGAGCAGCTCACCCGCGTCCACTACGGGCAGTCGGTCCCCGCGTCCTGACCGGCCCCCTGCCCCAACCACCCCGCCCCACCCCGAAAGGCCCCTCCGTGCCCCGCACCGCACCCCTGTCCCGCCTCGGCCGGCTGCTGCGACCCGCCGCGTTCGGCGGCATCCCCACCGGCGAGCGGCTGGAGCGCATCCGTACCTCGCCCCACTACGCGGACGGCACCTTCCGCAACCCCGTGGCCGCGCAGACCATGGCACGCGGCAACACGCTCTCCTATCTGCGGACCGCCCTGCGGCGGGCCGACCGGATCCGCCGCGCGCCCGCCGCCCCGATCCCGGTGCACCGGCCGGAGCAGGCCGGACCGCCCGCCTCCGGGCTGCGGCTCACCTGGCTGGGCCACTCCACCGTGCTCGCCGAGATCGACGGCGCCCGGGTGCTCTTCGACCCGGTGTGGGGCGAGCGCTGCTCCCCGCTGCCGTTCGCGGGCCCGCGAAGGCTGCACCCCGCGCCACTGCCGCTCGCCGACCTGGGGCCGCTGGACGCGGTGGTGATCTCCCATGACCACTACGACCACCTGGACATGGGCACCGTCCGCGCACTGATCGGCAGTGGCGCGCTCTTCGCCGTACCGCTGGGGGTGGGGGCGCACCTGGAGCGCTGGGGCGTACCGGCCGACCGGATCGCCGAGCTGGACTGGCACCAGTCCACCCGGGTCGCCGGGCTGACGCTGACCGCCACCCCGGCGCGGCACTTCTGCGGGCGGACGGCGCTGCGCGGGCGCACCCTGTGGGCGTCCTGGGTGGTGGCCGGTGCCCGGCACCGGGTCTTCCACAGCGGCGACACCGGTTACTTCCCCGGGTTCGCCGAGATCGGGGCGGCCCATGGGCCGTTCGACGCGACGATGATGCAGATCGGCGCCTACAGCGAGTTCTGGCCGGACATCCATATGACTCCGGAGGAAGGGATGCGCGCCCACGCCGACCTCTCCGGCGGCGTGCCGAGCGGGGTGCTGCTGCCGATCCACTGGGGCACCTTCAACCTGGCCCCGCACCCGTGGGAGGAGCCCGCCGAGCGCACCCTGGCCGCTGCGGCGGCGGCCGGCGCCGAGGTCGCGGTGCCGCCGCCGGGCCTGCCCTTCGAACCGGCCGGCGAGCTGCCCGTGCACCCCTGGTGGCGTGGTGTCGCGGCCCCGTCCGGGGTCGCCCCGGCGGCTCCGCTCCCGGCGGAGGACCGGCCGGTTCCGGTGGGTCAGCGGTAGTAGCAGACGACGTGAGGGCCCGCGCCGAACGGCGCGGGCCCTCACGGACAGCGGCACAGGGCCGCCGGGCGTCAGATGACGCGGATGTTCTCGGCCTGCGGGCCCTTCTGGCCCTGGGTGACGTCGAACTCGACCTTCTGGCCCTCGAACAGCTCACGGAAGCCCTGAGCCTGGATGTTCGAGTAGTGGGCGAAGACGTCGGCGCCGCCGCCGTCCTGCTCGATGAAGCCGAAGCCCTTCTCGCCGTTGAACCACTTCACGGTACCGGTAGCCATAACTGTCTCCTTCTGGGGCAGTGCCAGGACCCGCACCTCGCGGGCCCCGCGTAGCCGCGATCCCCATCCGGAGAAACCCGGACAAACAAAAGTGCGCCTGTTGGTTGGACCAGCAGGCGCACACAAACGTTCATGGGAACCAAAACTGCAACTGCATCGACTCTAACACGACCCGCCCGCGCTCCGCCCGGCCCATCTGGCAGGACCCCGAAGCGGGGGCCAGGCTGGAGGTATGAGCATCCACACAGGGCCGGTCTCCCTGGTGACCGGCGGATCGAAGGGCATCGGCGCGGCGACCGTCCGCCGCCTGCTGGCCGACGGGCACCGGGTGGCCGCCACCGGCCGCGACCCGGAGAGCCTCGCCCGGCTGGCGGCCGAGGCGGAGGCCGACGGGCGGCTGCTGACCCTGCCGGGCGACGCCGGCGAGTACGGGGATGTCGCGGAGGCGGTGCGGGCCACCGTGGAGGCGTTCGGGCGGCTCGACCATGTGGTGGCCAACGCCGGGTTCTCCACCTATGACAGCCTCGCCGACGGTGATCCCGAGGGGTGGCGCACCATGCTGCTGACCAATGTGCTGGGGCCCGCCCTGCTGGTGCGGGCGGCGCTGCCGGCGCTGCGGGAGAGCCGGGGGCGGATCGTGCTGGTCGGCAGCGTCGCCGGGTTCAAGAACACCCCGGGCAATATGTACTCGGTCACCAAGTGGGCGGTCACCGCGCTCGCCGAGAACACCCGCATGCTGGTCACCTCCGAGGGCATCGGGGTGACCCTGGTCGCCCCCGGCCGGGTGGACACGCCCTTCTGGGAGGGCCGGGAGCGCCCTCCGGGCCCGGTGCTCCCCGCCGAGAGCGTCGCCGACTGCATCGGCTGGGTCCTGGCCCGACCGGCCGGGACGGATGTCAACCAGGTCGTCGTCCGACCGGTCGGCCAGGCCGCCTGAACACGGGCCGCCTGAGCACGGGCCGCCTGACCACTGGCCCCCTGAGCAGCGGAGCGGGGCGCGCCCGGACCGGGGAACCGGTCCGGGCACGCCCCGTCGGGGTGGTGCGGGTCAGCGGCGGCTGCCGCTGGCGTCGTACTCGTCCTGGCCCGCCTCCGCCGCCTGGCCGGGCACACCGGAGGCGACGACCTTGCCGGGACGGTCGGGCCTGCTGTCGGCGTGGCCGGGCCACCACGCGGCATGGCCGATCAGCGCGGTCAGCGCCGGGGTGAAGAAGAGCGACATCACAAAGGCGGCGACCACGATGCCGAAGGCGACCGCGAACCCCATCTGGGTCATAAAGGAGTTGCCCGCCAGCATCAGGGTGGCGAAGGACGCCGCCAGGATGAAGCCGGCGGCGGCCACGGTCGGGCCGGTGTGCCGGATGGCCATGCTCGCCGCCTCCCGGGGGCTGCGGCCCTCCCGGGCCTCCTCCCGCAGCCGGGCGATCATCAGGATGTTGTAGTCGGTGCCGATGGCGACCACAAACAGGTAGACGATGATCGGCAGCATGAACATCAGGCCGCTCTCGCCCTGGATGTTCTGGAAGAGCAGCGTGGTCGCGCCGAGCGTCGCACCGAAGCCCAGACCCACCGAGGCCATCAGGTACCAGGGCGCCACCACACTGCGCAGCAGCAGTCCCAGGATCACCATGATCAGCAGCGCGGCGACCGGGAAGACCAGCTTGTAGTCGTGGTCCATCGCCAGGTTGATGTCCTTGTACACGGCGGTGATCCCGCCGACCAGGGCGGTGGTCCCGGCCGGGGCGTCGGCGTGCGCGGTGTTCCGCAGCCGGTCCACGGTGTCGATGGCGGCGCCGGACGCGGGCGCGTCCTTGAGCAGCACGGTGAAGTCGGCGGTGGTGCCGTCCTTGCTGATGCCGCTCTGCGGGTCCACCTCGGCGCTGGCGACGCCGGGCACCGACTGCAGCTTCTGCTGGAAGGCGGGGAGCGCGTCGCGGTCCAGCTGCCCGCCGGCCTTGACCAGGTAGACATGGGTGGGCTCGGCGGCGCCCGCCGAATAGGCGCTGATCATCTTGGACTGGACGACCATCGACTCCTTGTCCTTGGGCATCGAGCCCGAGGCGAGGTCGAAGGTGCCGGAGAAGCCCAGTGCGGCAAGCGCCAGGCCCGCCATGAGCAGGCCGGAGATGCCGGCCACCAGCGCCGGGCGCAGCCCGGTGAAGCGGCCGAACGAGGCGAAGCGGGCACCGGTGGGCTCCCGCTGCCATGCCTTGGAGGGCCAGAAGAGCACCCGGGGGCTGAACAGCGACAGCACCGCCGGGAAGAGCGTCAGCGCGGCGAGCAGGGTCACCGCGACCGCGATGGCGAGCGACGGGCCCAGCGAGCGGAACATGCCCAGCGAGGAGAGGATCAGCGCCATAAAGGCGATGATCACCGCTCCGGCGGCGGAGGCGATGGCCTCACCGACCCGGCCGACCGCGTTGACCACGGCCTCCTTGGGGTCGTCGCCGGCCCGCAGCCGCTCCCGGTAGCGGAACATCAGGAAGAGGAAGTAGTCGGTGCCCACCCCGAAGAGCACCACCACCAGGATGCCGGTGACCGTGCTGTCCGCCTTGAGGTCGAACAGCTTGTTGGCATCCGCGATCAGGCCGTTGGCCGCCATCGCGACCACAATGACCAGCAGGATCGGCAGCAGCGCGATGATGGGGGCCCGGAAGATGATCAGCAGGGTGATCACAATCGCGCCGATGGTGCCGAAGGCGATCAGCGAGTCGCCCTTCTGACTGGCGTCCTGCTGGTCCAGCTGCTGCGCGGCGGAACCGCCGAGCAGCACATCCAGATGGCTGCCCCTGGCGAGCTCCTTGCCCTTGTCGCGGAGCTGCTCGGCGGCGTCGGCCATCTTGGACGGATCGCCGCCGGTCTGCTTCATCTTGACGTAGGCGAGGGTGTACTTGCCGTCCTTGGAGGTCTCCGGCGACGGGATGACGGCCTCGACGGTGTCGATCTTGGCGGCGCCGACACCGGCCACGACCTTCTGCGCGATCTCCTTGTCGGCGGCGTCCAGGGCGCCGCCGTCCGTACGCTCGAAGAGGAAGATCGCGGACGGGGTGAACGCCTGCGGGAACGCCTTGGACTGGACCTCGGCGGCCTTGATCGACTCATAGTGACGGGGCAGGAAGCTGCTCTCGTCGGTGTTGGTCGTCAGCTTGGGAGCCGTGGCGACGATCGCCGCTGCGGCCACCAGCCACGCGACGATCGTCCACCAGCGGTGCCGGACGACAAAGCGTCCTATGCGATGGAACATGCTTGAAGTGCCTCCCGGGCATGGCACCGCAGCCCAGGGACGGAGAGGGCTCACGGCTGAGGACCGGCTCTGTCAGCCGATCGGCAGGTATGTACGCGAAAGCATCCTAGAAAGCTTGCTTGCCGCCCGGCAAGTTGGCTCCGGAACTCGCGCCGACCCCACCATCCTCGCCCGGGACCGGCGGGCCGCACCTCCTGCTCCGGGTGGAGACCGCTCCCCCTCCAGGTGGAGATCTCAGGGTCGCATCCTGGGGAAAACCCCACCCCCACCCTGGGGAGAGCGCCAGGGTGCAGTCGGCCGCCAGCCGGATGGAGCCCCGACTCCCGTGCCCCTAGCGTCGGTTGCAGCCCCGCACCGAGCGCGGCACCTGACACCGGCGGCCCGCACCGCCGCCTTCCCAAGGGGGATTCCCACCGTGGCACCCAGACTCGGGCTCGCCGCCGCCATGGGCGGCTGGAGCGCTCGGCACCGCAGGACGGCCGTCGCCGGCTGGCTGCTCTTCGTCGTGCTCGCCGCCTGGCTCGGCGGCCTGGCCGGCAGCGTCAAGCTCGGCGACGCCGAGCAGATGCCCGGCGAGGTCGCCCGGGCGCAGCAGATCCTCGACGACGCCGGGATCAAGAGCCCGGCCGGTGAGAGCGTCATCATCCAGAGCACCACCCTGACCACCGCCGACCCAGCCTTCCGCAGCGCGGTCGGCGAGGTGCTGGGCGCGGTCGGCCGCACCGGCCTGACCAGCGGCGCGCGGTCCCCGTACCAGAGCGGCGCGGTCTCCGCCGACAAGCACGCGGCGCTGGTGCAGTTCACCATGGCCGACGCCGAGGGGACCGAGACCGACAAGCAGGTCTCCACCGTGCTGGACGCGGTGGCCGCCGTCCAGGCGCACCACCCCGACCTGGTCATCGAGGAGTTCGGCAGCGCCAGCGCTGACAAGTGGTTCCAGGACCAGTTCAGCGACGACTTCGCGCGCGCCGAGTGGACCGCCGTGCCGCTGGCCCTGGGCATCCTGCTGATCGCCTTCGGCGCACTGGTGGCGGCCGTGCTGCCGGTGATGCTCGCCCTCACCGCCTTCATCGCCGCCGGCGGACTGGTGGCGCTCAGCAGCCACCTGCTGCACACCAGCGACGACGCCGGCTCGGTGATGCTGCTGGTCGGCCTCGCCGTCGGCGTCGACTACTGCCTCTTCTACCTGCGCCGGGAGCGCGAGGAGCGCGCCGCCGGACACGACCCGGAGACCGCGCTCCGGATCGCCGCCGCCACCTCCGGCCGCGCCGTGCTGGTCTCCGGCCTGACCGTGGTCGTCGCCATGGCCGGCATGTTCCTCACCGGCATCGCCGACTTCCAGGCCATGTCGATGGCGACCATCGTGGTCGTCGTGGTGGCGGTGCTGGGCTCGGTCACCGTGCTGCCCGCCCTGCTGTCGATGCTCGGCGACCGGGTGGAGAAGGGCCGCGTCCCGCTGCTCCACCGGCTGCGCCGCAGCGACGCCGCCGGCGGCAGCCGCGTCTGGAACGCGGTGCTCACCCCCGTACTGCGCCGCCCGCTCGCCGCCGCGGTGCTCTCCACCGGCGTCCTGCTCGCCCTGGCCGCACCGCTGCTCACGCTGCGCACCGCCAATCTGACCTTTGAACAGCAACTGCCCAAGGGCAACCCGCTGGTGCAGACCTACCAGCGGATCGACGCCGCCTTCCCCGGCAACCCGGCGCCCGCCCTGGTCGTGGTCAAGGCCGCCGACCTCGGCTCCCCGCAGATGAAGCGGGCCATCGCCGACTTCCGCAGCGCCGCACTGGCCACCGGGCAGCTGCACGAGCCGATCGAGGTCACCCTGCACAGCGCGGAGAACGTCGCCGAGATCCAGGTGCCGCTGGCCGGCTCCGGCAACGACAAGGCCAGCGAGGACGCCCTCCGGACGCTGCGCGAGGACGTGGTGCCCCGCACCCTGGGCGCCGTGCCCGGCACCGAGGCCCCCGTCACCGGCTCCACGGCGGGCAGCCACGACTTCAACCAGCAGATGTCCCGGAGCGTCCTGCCGGTCTTCGGCTTTGTGATCGCCTTCGCCTTTCTGCTGATGCTGCTCTCCTTCCGCTCGCTCGCCGTCGCGGTGACCGCGGTGCTGCTCAACCTGCTCTCGGTCGGCGCCGCGTACGGAGTGCTGTCGCTGGTCTTCCAGCACGGCATCGGCGCCTCGCTGCTGGGCACGGCCGGGGTGGGCGCGATCGAGTCCTGGGTGCCGCTCTTCCTCTTTGTGATCCTCTTCGGCCTCTCCATGGACTACCACGTCTTCGTGGTCTCCCGGATCAAGGAGGCCCACGACCGGGGCATGGACACCCGCTCCGCGGTCTCGTACGGCATCCGCACCACGGCGGGCGTGGTGTCCAGTGCAGCCGTGATCATGGTGGCGGTCTTCGCGGTCTTCGGCACCCTCTCCATGCAGTCCATGAAGCAGACGGGCGTCGGCCTGGCCGTCGCCGTCCTGGTGGACGCCACCGTCATCCGAGGGGTGCTGCTGCCCTCGGTGATGACCCTGCTCGGCGAGCGCAACTGGTACCTGCCCCGGTGGCTGAACCGGCTGCCCGACCTCTCGCACACCGAGGCCCTGCCGTCGGCCACCGCTCCGCAGCCCGCTCCGGTGCCCGTCCCGGCGCCCGGCCCGGCCCCGGTGCCGCAGCTGGTCGGCCGGGCCCCGGACGACCACCGGCCCGGCCGCTCCCCGGCCGACGTCTGACCGGTCCCACCAGGGCCGGGCTCCGCTCCGCTGCGGGGTCCGGCCCTCATCCGTCGTCTGCCAGACTGGCGGCCGCCGCCATCACCACGACCGCCACCGCCGCAGACCGGAGCACCACCGCACCATGAAGAGCAGCCCCTTCGACGAGAGCCGAGCCCGCGCCGTCCTGGACACCGCCTGCGCGCAGGCCGGACTGCCCGCCCCCGCCGACGCACGGCTGCTCGCCCTCGGCGAGAACGCGGTCCTCACGGTGGGCCGCCTGGTGGCGCGGATCGGCCGCTCCACCGCGCTGCTGGAGCGCGCGGAGCGCGAACTGCGCATCGCGGGCTGGCTCGCGGAGCAGGGCGTCCCGGCGGTCCGGCCCGCCGACGGCCTGCCCCTGCGGCCCCTGCTGGTCGACGGCCATCCGGTCACCTTCTGGCAGCGGCTCCCGGAGGCCGTACGCCCCGCCGGTCCGGCCGACCTGGCCGCGCTGCTGCGGGCGGTGCACCGGCTGCCCGCACCGCCTGACCCGCTGCCCCGCCGCGACCTGCTCTCCGGCGTGGAGCGCTGGCTGCGCGCCGCCGAGGGGCATATCGACCCCGCCGACGCCGCCTATCTGCGGGCCCGGCGCGACGGCTTCGCCGAAGCCGCCGCCGAGCTGGTGCCGCAGCTGCCGCCCGGCCCGATCCACGGCGACGCACTGCCCCGCAATGTCCACATCGGCCCGGACGGGCCGGTGCTGCTGGACCTGGAGACCTTCTCCGGCGACCTGCGGGAGCACGACCTGGTGGTGATGGCGCTCAGTCATGACCGCTACGGCGTGCCCGACGAGGACTACCGCGCCTTCACCCGCGCCTACGGCTGGGATGTGCGGGAGTGGCCCGGCTGCGCGGTGCTGCGCGGCGCCCGGGAGACCGCCAGCGCCTCCTGGGTGGCGCAGCACGCCCCGGGCAACCCCAAGGCACTCGCCGAGTTCCGCCGCCGGGTGGCCTCGCTGCGGGACGGTGACGCCTCGGTGCGCTGGTACCCGTTCTGACGGACGCGGGCGCCACCGACCGGGCCGGGCCAAGCGCGTGCCGGGTGTGCACCTCGCTGCATATGCCGTGCCACGGCCCGGTACGTCCGGACGGACCGGATCGCCGTGGCGCCGAGAGGCGCCCCCGGCCGCTGCGCCGTGCGCTTCAAGGCTTCCGGGCCGTCTGCCGGGCGGTCAGCGGATCGGCCACCGGGCGTCTATCACCGCCTGTGGGTCCTTCTCCTTGCGCAGCCACGCCTGGAAGTTCTCCGCCCAGGCCGTGTACCAGCCGATCTGCTGCTCATGGAGGGCCGCCGGGTGCAGCTCCCCCACCTCCCGGGGGTAGCGCTCCGCCAGGCGGACCGCGACCCGTACGGCGGCCAGCGCATCACTGCCGGCCTCGTGAGCGTCGGCCAGCTCCACCCCGTACACCCCGCAGACGCTCTGGAGGCTGCGCGAGCCCCGGCGGTAGCGGTCCACCGAGCGGTCGACCACCAGCGGGTCCACGACCGGGCCGACCGGTCGGCCGCCGAGCCGCTCCGCCAGGGTGGGCAGCCGGTGGCGGCGCAGCTCGGCGTCGAGCAGGCTGAGGTCGAACGGCGCGTTGAAGGCCACCACCGGCACGCCCTCGGCGAGGCGGCGGCAGAGCTGCCCGGCGATCTCCTCGACCGCCTCCGGCGCGGGCCTGCCCCGGGCGGCGGCCTGCTCGGTGCTGATGCCGTGGATGGCGGCGGCCTCGGCCGGTATCGGCACGCCGGGGTCGACCAGCCAGGCCGTGGTGCGCAGCGGCTCGGCGCCCTTGGTGTCCACCAGCGCGGCGGTGACGATGCGTGATGTGTCCGGGTCCGTCCCGGTCGTCTCCAGGTCGAATCCGACCAGCGGCTCGTGCCACCAGCTCATGTGCGGCGTCCTCTCGTACGACCCCCGTTGAGGACCCCATCATCCCGTGCGCCTCTGACAGTCCGGCCGGGGGCCCGGCCGGGCGGCGGTCAGGAGACCGGGCGGGAGTCCGCCCAGCTGCTCTCGAACTCCTCGCGGTAGACGTCCAGCAGGCCCGGCTCCGCACCGGCCGCCTCGGGATCGCGGTCGGTGCCGCGCAGCACCAGGGCGGGGGACTCCATGCCCCGGGAGCGCCGCAGGTAGGGCTGGACCACCGCGAGGCCCTGCGGCCGCTCGCCCTCCACCAGGTAGGCCGTGAAGCGGGGCGTCTCGTCGAAGACCCGGATCTCGAAGCCGTTGGTGTCGCGCAGCCGGGCCCGGACCCGCCGCACATGCATGATGTTCATCTCCACGGACCGGGCGAGCTCGCCGCGTCCCAGCCCCAACTCCCGCTCCCGGCGCCGGACCGCACTGCTGGCCGGGTTGAGGAAGAGCAGCCGCACCCGGCAACCCCCGGCGGCCAGCCGGACCAGCCGCCTGCCGGTGAAGTTCTGGCAGAGCATGGAGAGTCCGATACCGACGGCGTCCAACCGGTGCGCCCCGGCGAGCAGTTCCTCCATCGGCAGGTCGCTCTGGAGCCGCACCCGGTCCGAGTGCACCGAGACCACGTCGGCGTAGCGGTCGCCGACCAGCTCCTCCACCACGTCACCGGGTGTGCCGACGTCCGCCGCGCGGCCGCCGTCCAGCAGGGCCAGCAGCCGGGCCGCGGCGCGCTCCGCCTGGGCGAGCACCGTCTCGGAGAGCGACCGGTTGCGGGAGACCACATGCCGGGCGACCTCCAACTCGTCCAGCGCCATCTCCACTTCGCGCCGGTCGGCGAGGTGGGGTTCGAAGCACGCCCAGTGCTGCACCATCAGCTCGCGCAGTTGGGGCAGCGTCAGGAAGACCACCAGCTCGTCGTCGGCCGGGTCGAGGAGGTAGCCCTTGCGGCGGCTGACCTCGCGGACCGCCCCGGCGCGGTGCGCCCACTCCTCGCCGACCGGGCCGGCCGCCGCGGTGACCCAGTCCTCGCCGTGGGCGGGCTCGTAGACCGGGCGCA is part of the Peterkaempfera bronchialis genome and encodes:
- a CDS encoding cold-shock protein; protein product: MATGTVKWFNGEKGFGFIEQDGGGADVFAHYSNIQAQGFRELFEGQKVEFDVTQGQKGPQAENIRVI
- a CDS encoding phosphotransferase enzyme family protein; amino-acid sequence: MKSSPFDESRARAVLDTACAQAGLPAPADARLLALGENAVLTVGRLVARIGRSTALLERAERELRIAGWLAEQGVPAVRPADGLPLRPLLVDGHPVTFWQRLPEAVRPAGPADLAALLRAVHRLPAPPDPLPRRDLLSGVERWLRAAEGHIDPADAAYLRARRDGFAEAAAELVPQLPPGPIHGDALPRNVHIGPDGPVLLDLETFSGDLREHDLVVMALSHDRYGVPDEDYRAFTRAYGWDVREWPGCAVLRGARETASASWVAQHAPGNPKALAEFRRRVASLRDGDASVRWYPF
- a CDS encoding MMPL family transporter, coding for MFHRIGRFVVRHRWWTIVAWLVAAAAIVATAPKLTTNTDESSFLPRHYESIKAAEVQSKAFPQAFTPSAIFLFERTDGGALDAADKEIAQKVVAGVGAAKIDTVEAVIPSPETSKDGKYTLAYVKMKQTGGDPSKMADAAEQLRDKGKELARGSHLDVLLGGSAAQQLDQQDASQKGDSLIAFGTIGAIVITLLIIFRAPIIALLPILLVIVVAMAANGLIADANKLFDLKADSTVTGILVVVLFGVGTDYFLFLMFRYRERLRAGDDPKEAVVNAVGRVGEAIASAAGAVIIAFMALILSSLGMFRSLGPSLAIAVAVTLLAALTLFPAVLSLFSPRVLFWPSKAWQREPTGARFASFGRFTGLRPALVAGISGLLMAGLALAALGFSGTFDLASGSMPKDKESMVVQSKMISAYSAGAAEPTHVYLVKAGGQLDRDALPAFQQKLQSVPGVASAEVDPQSGISKDGTTADFTVLLKDAPASGAAIDTVDRLRNTAHADAPAGTTALVGGITAVYKDINLAMDHDYKLVFPVAALLIMVILGLLLRSVVAPWYLMASVGLGFGATLGATTLLFQNIQGESGLMFMLPIIVYLFVVAIGTDYNILMIARLREEAREGRSPREAASMAIRHTGPTVAAAGFILAASFATLMLAGNSFMTQMGFAVAFGIVVAAFVMSLFFTPALTALIGHAAWWPGHADSRPDRPGKVVASGVPGQAAEAGQDEYDASGSRR
- a CDS encoding MBL fold metallo-hydrolase, with the protein product MPRTAPLSRLGRLLRPAAFGGIPTGERLERIRTSPHYADGTFRNPVAAQTMARGNTLSYLRTALRRADRIRRAPAAPIPVHRPEQAGPPASGLRLTWLGHSTVLAEIDGARVLFDPVWGERCSPLPFAGPRRLHPAPLPLADLGPLDAVVISHDHYDHLDMGTVRALIGSGALFAVPLGVGAHLERWGVPADRIAELDWHQSTRVAGLTLTATPARHFCGRTALRGRTLWASWVVAGARHRVFHSGDTGYFPGFAEIGAAHGPFDATMMQIGAYSEFWPDIHMTPEEGMRAHADLSGGVPSGVLLPIHWGTFNLAPHPWEEPAERTLAAAAAAGAEVAVPPPGLPFEPAGELPVHPWWRGVAAPSGVAPAAPLPAEDRPVPVGQR
- a CDS encoding SDR family oxidoreductase, encoding MSIHTGPVSLVTGGSKGIGAATVRRLLADGHRVAATGRDPESLARLAAEAEADGRLLTLPGDAGEYGDVAEAVRATVEAFGRLDHVVANAGFSTYDSLADGDPEGWRTMLLTNVLGPALLVRAALPALRESRGRIVLVGSVAGFKNTPGNMYSVTKWAVTALAENTRMLVTSEGIGVTLVAPGRVDTPFWEGRERPPGPVLPAESVADCIGWVLARPAGTDVNQVVVRPVGQAA
- a CDS encoding 3'-5' exonuclease, yielding MSWWHEPLVGFDLETTGTDPDTSRIVTAALVDTKGAEPLRTTAWLVDPGVPIPAEAAAIHGISTEQAAARGRPAPEAVEEIAGQLCRRLAEGVPVVAFNAPFDLSLLDAELRRHRLPTLAERLGGRPVGPVVDPLVVDRSVDRYRRGSRSLQSVCGVYGVELADAHEAGSDALAAVRVAVRLAERYPREVGELHPAALHEQQIGWYTAWAENFQAWLRKEKDPQAVIDARWPIR
- a CDS encoding MMPL family transporter → MGGWSARHRRTAVAGWLLFVVLAAWLGGLAGSVKLGDAEQMPGEVARAQQILDDAGIKSPAGESVIIQSTTLTTADPAFRSAVGEVLGAVGRTGLTSGARSPYQSGAVSADKHAALVQFTMADAEGTETDKQVSTVLDAVAAVQAHHPDLVIEEFGSASADKWFQDQFSDDFARAEWTAVPLALGILLIAFGALVAAVLPVMLALTAFIAAGGLVALSSHLLHTSDDAGSVMLLVGLAVGVDYCLFYLRREREERAAGHDPETALRIAAATSGRAVLVSGLTVVVAMAGMFLTGIADFQAMSMATIVVVVVAVLGSVTVLPALLSMLGDRVEKGRVPLLHRLRRSDAAGGSRVWNAVLTPVLRRPLAAAVLSTGVLLALAAPLLTLRTANLTFEQQLPKGNPLVQTYQRIDAAFPGNPAPALVVVKAADLGSPQMKRAIADFRSAALATGQLHEPIEVTLHSAENVAEIQVPLAGSGNDKASEDALRTLREDVVPRTLGAVPGTEAPVTGSTAGSHDFNQQMSRSVLPVFGFVIAFAFLLMLLSFRSLAVAVTAVLLNLLSVGAAYGVLSLVFQHGIGASLLGTAGVGAIESWVPLFLFVILFGLSMDYHVFVVSRIKEAHDRGMDTRSAVSYGIRTTAGVVSSAAVIMVAVFAVFGTLSMQSMKQTGVGLAVAVLVDATVIRGVLLPSVMTLLGERNWYLPRWLNRLPDLSHTEALPSATAPQPAPVPVPAPGPAPVPQLVGRAPDDHRPGRSPADV
- a CDS encoding SAV2148 family HEPN domain-containing protein encodes the protein MVVPADGGAAGGTVRGDAPTVAGRTAAGRTAPRQAGSPQTGPVWGPASWEEARQRVRRAGRAYVWLNLVEQRMRSLVSEVLRPVYEPAHGEDWVTAAAGPVGEEWAHRAGAVREVSRRKGYLLDPADDELVVFLTLPQLRELMVQHWACFEPHLADRREVEMALDELEVARHVVSRNRSLSETVLAQAERAAARLLALLDGGRAADVGTPGDVVEELVGDRYADVVSVHSDRVRLQSDLPMEELLAGAHRLDAVGIGLSMLCQNFTGRRLVRLAAGGCRVRLLFLNPASSAVRRRERELGLGRGELARSVEMNIMHVRRVRARLRDTNGFEIRVFDETPRFTAYLVEGERPQGLAVVQPYLRRSRGMESPALVLRGTDRDPEAAGAEPGLLDVYREEFESSWADSRPVS